Proteins from a genomic interval of Hippocampus zosterae strain Florida chromosome 14, ASM2543408v3, whole genome shotgun sequence:
- the si:dkey-177p2.6 gene encoding cell division cycle-associated protein 4 codes for MLGRGVKRKRSRVQASEAAGEETQRHGDGEVATAAATSGGAGDMRQRLLGLSLEKLHRYQAGVELSLWRSVLLINTLRQIQDDMRNGMEGDVKAVLGAPDSPLLHEDLTCPGCAEGGRESPSSPPESSSEEVNMGAFSDAVNAMGYLGDLAMDDIFEDIDTSMYETSDVSSSWTAGSLWPVSVSLWADKDDKATAGGLQSCLMDLNELDHIMEILVNS; via the coding sequence ATGTTGGGTCGTGGCGTGAAGCGGAAGCGGAGCCGCGTGCAGGCGTCGGAGGCGGCCGGCGAGGAGACGCAGCGGCACGGCGATGGCGAGGTCGCCACCGCGGCGGCGACAtcgggcggcgccggcgacatGCGTCAGCGCTTGCTGGGCCTGAGCCTGGAGAAGCTGCATCGCTACCAGGCCGGCGTGGAGCTCAGCCTGTGGCGCTCGGTGCTGCTTATCAACACGCTGCGGCAGATCCAGGACGACATGCGGAACGGCATGGAGGGCGACGTGAAGGCGGTCCTCGGCGCTCCGGACTCGCCTCTCCTGCACGAGGACCTCACGTGTCCCGGGTGCGCGGAGGGCGGCAGAGAAAGTCCGTCCTCACCGCCGGAATCCTCCTCGGAGGAAGTCAACATGGGGGCCTTTAGCGATGCGGTGAACGCCATGGGCTACCTCGGCGACTTGGCGATGGATGATATCTTCGAGGACATCGATACGTCCATGTACGAGACCTCCGATGTGTCCTCCAGCTGGACGGCGGGCTCTCTGTGGCCCGTCAGCGTGTCCCTCTGGGCGGACAAGGATGACAAAGCCACCGCCGGGGGTCTCCAGTCTTGTCTGATGGACCTGAATGAGCTGGACCACATTATGGAGATCTTGGTCAACTCCTGA